The proteins below are encoded in one region of Halichoerus grypus chromosome X, mHalGry1.hap1.1, whole genome shotgun sequence:
- the LOC144380374 gene encoding histone H2B-like, producing the protein MEVARDVRKCSEYKWASAPLQPPLSFLPSCREGEPHMAEPGCETSSGECVGTEEPTEVDPKSPKHEQPRRQCRRRRRHRRCPNSFTIYFPRVLKQVHEGLSLSQKTVSILDSFVKDIFERIADEASRLARSTKCSTITSREIQTAVRLLFPGEIGKHAVSEGNQAIIRYTLRQ; encoded by the coding sequence ATGGAGGTTGCCCGTGACGTCAGGAAATGCAGTGAATATAAATGGGCCAGCGCCCCTCTGCAGCCGCCATTGTCCTTCCTTCCGAGCTGTCGGGAAGGCGAGCCCCACATGGCTGAgcctggctgtgagacctcttCTGGCGAATGCGTGGGCACGGAGGAGCCCACAGAAGTGGACCCGAAGAGCCCGAAGCACGAGCAGCCAAGGCGCcaatgccgccgccgccgccgccaccgccgctgCCCCAACAGTTTCACTATCTACTTCCCCAGGGTTCTGAAGCAGGTTCACGAAGGCCTGAGCCTCTCGCAGAAGACCGTGAGCATCTTGGATTCGTTCGTTAaggacatcttcgagcgcatcgcCGACGAAGCCTCTCGCCTGGCCCGCTCCACCAAgtgctccaccatcacctccagggagatccagacagccGTGCGCCTGCTGTTCCCGGGGGAGATTGGCAAGCACGCCGTGTCCGAGGGCAACCAAGCCATCATCAGGTACACCCTCCGCCAATGA
- the LOC118552442 gene encoding histone H2B type W-T-like yields the protein MAEPGCETSSEESLGTEEPTAADPKSPKQKQPRRGGRRRGRRGRRRCPDSFATYFARVLRHIHDGLSLSQEAVSVMDSFVKDIFERITSEASHLLRTTKRSTITSREIQTAVRLLLPGEIGKHAVSEATKSVIMFNRCK from the coding sequence ATGGCTGAAcctggctgtgagacctcttCTGAGGAAAGCCTCGGCACCGAGGAGCCCACGGCAGCGGACCCGAAGAGCCCGAAGCAGAAGCAGCCGAGGCGCGGaggccgccgccgcggccgccgcggccgccgccgctgccccgaCAGTTTCGCCACCTACTTCGCCAGGGTTCTGAGGCATATTCACGACGGCCTGAGCCTCTCGCAGGAGGCCGTGAGCGTCATGGATTCCTTCGTCAaggacatcttcgagcgcatcaCCAGCGAGGCCTCTCACCTGCTCCGCACCACGAAgcgctccaccatcacctccagggagatccagacagccgtgcgcctgctgctgcccggggagatTGGCAAGCATGCCGTGTCTGAGGCCACCAAGTCCGTCATCATGTTCAACAGATGCAAATGA